One window of the Suricata suricatta isolate VVHF042 chromosome 7, meerkat_22Aug2017_6uvM2_HiC, whole genome shotgun sequence genome contains the following:
- the LOC115297003 gene encoding LOW QUALITY PROTEIN: prefoldin subunit 3-like (The sequence of the model RefSeq protein was modified relative to this genomic sequence to represent the inferred CDS: deleted 1 base in 1 codon) has product MGNGRRLHIGIPEAVFVEDVDSFMKQPGNETADTVLKKLEEQYQKYKFMELNLAPKKRRLKGQIPEIKQTLDILKYMQKKKDSTNSLETRFLLEDNLYCKASVPPTDKVCLWLGANVMFEYDIDEAQALLEKNLSTATKNLDSLEEDLDFLRDQFTTTEVNMARVYNWDVKRRNKDDSTKNKA; this is encoded by the exons ATGGGGAATGGCCGGCGGCTCCAC ATAGGGATTCCTGAGGCCGTGTTTGTGGAAGATGTGGATTCATTCATGAAACAGCCTGGGAATGAGACTGCAGACACAGTACTGAAGAAGCTGGAGGAGCAGTACCAGAAGTATAAGTTTATGGAGCTCAATCTTGCTCCAAAGAAAAGGAGGCTGAAAGGTCAGATTCCTGAAATTAAGCAGACATTAGACATTCTAAAATACATGCAGAAGAAGAAAGACTCCACCAACTCACTGGAGACTAGATTCTTACTGGAGGACAACCTGTATTGCAAAGCTTCAGTTCCTCCTACCGATAAAGTGTGTCTGTGGCTGGGGGCTAATGTGATGTTTGAGTACGATATTGATGAAGCCCAGGCATTGTTGGAAAAGAATTTATCGACTGCTACAAAGAATCTTGATTCTCTTGAGGAAGACCTTGACTTCCTTCGAGATCAGTTTACTACCACAGAAGTCAATATGGCCAGGGTTTATAATTGGgatgtaaaaagaagaaacaaagatgatTCTACCAAGAACAAAGCATAA